In Plasmodium coatneyi strain Hackeri chromosome 4, complete sequence, the genomic window tttctttccttttatatatatatatttatttatttatatataaccCCCAACACATTCGACTTACCCATGGGAAAACACTTCAATGGTAGGGAAACTCCCCTCAAACGAGAGAAAATGGCCCCAGCCAACACGCATCATCCTCATCCTTCGCATTCATACTTTACTAGCAACAAGTCCACCTATTGGATGGCTATTTTGCTTCCAAACATATCACCCCTTTCTTGTGAGCAGTCTCTCTGGGCGAAAGCGCGAAGTTGGGGCCTCGCCAAATCAACATCACCAGGAAgtacgaaaaaagaaaaaaaaaaaaaacctcgTAAATTGTTCCTTTCGTGCACATgagcaaaacgaaaaatagCATTTAATCCAATTATGCTAGCAGTCGCATCCCCACGCAAAGACGTAATTCTGCGACATCGGCATGGAAGGGGGACAACCTATTTATGCATATGTTCATCTTTAACATTTTGTCAACTTTGGATGAGGCAAAATTTGAAGTCATGTGTTGACTGCTGTGTGTTCTatacgaataaaaaaaaaaaaagaagacccAACTTaggcgtaaaaaaaaaaatgaatcttTGCTCAATTCAGCAAGTTGGACAACCGAATTGGGCAATACCCCAGCGACGTGTTATTATTAAAGGGACACGTccggagggggggaagagcaGCGGGTTTATCTGGACATCTACATGAAGGTGCTCCAGGTGGATGTGCATCAATCCCTTTGCGATCACAACAGATTTGTCTACCCCCGAAAGGAAAATTCAGatatgtttgttttgttctgcCTTTCGTCCTAACCGCACGAAATTTCGTGCTTCTTCGCCATGTAGTTTTTTAATACCGTCTTTATTTCGCACCCCAGGGATCTGCATGCACATTCAGCGTAGCTGATAATCTGCAcagagggggggggaaaaagtttAGGTGATGAGCGTTGGTACGATGAGCCCCTCGCAGAGGAACATGCAGTACGCTCAGAATGGCCTGCCTACCTCGGACAACGTTTTGCTGTTAAAGGAATTCCCGGACCCATGAAAGAAGCACACTGTTCTGAGGTTCAGGCATATCCCCAGGGTTATGCTGTTCGTGTCGTATTTCCCTCTGTagtatttttcctcctgcaTAAAAGAATAGAGTTGTGCACACATTGGGAAGAGGTTAAACAGTGGGGTGCCCAAAACGTTCACCATAGATGCCGTGCACATAAGAACGAAGGAATGTCTCTCCCCTTTCACATGCATACCAAACTGTCCACGTCCACAAGATGAAACACTCTCTTCGTGTTTGGGCAAATGATTGAATTCTTgcagaaagggggggaaaaaagaaaagatcaTATTATCGTTAAGTCAATAAACACAGTAGAGTGTTCCTATATTTGGTATATTTGGTATATTTGGTATATTTGGTATATTTGGTATATTTGGTATATTTGGTATATTTGGTATATTTGGTATATTTGGTATATTTGGTATATTTGGTATATTTGGTATATTTGGTATATTTGGTATATTTGGTATATTTGGTATATTTGGTATATTTGGTATATTTggtacttcctctttttgttctttttttttcatcttacCACATTTACGGAAACGATCATGTCCCGCATTTTAATTTGGGCATTGATTAATGCAAGCGATATGCACGTCAGGGTGGCACTCAGACAGCCTTAAAGGTTGGCAAAAGATAAGGATGGGGGGGAAGCGACATGGTGGGCTGTTTATATTTGCGCAATAATGGGTAAAGGAGGTGCATTTGCTTGATCTCCCCACGCACATATGGCGACTTTGGCCCACAACTGGACACGTGAAGCAAGACAATTTCACGCGCCTCCAAATTACCTCCATCGTTCTGAATGATTAGGCACTTTATGTTAATGGAGCACTGTGGGTACTGGTTCAGCAGAATAACGCTCGAAACGCATTCTAGTAGCAGgttctttatattttcatcgCTCtacaatggggaaaaaaaaaaaaaaaaggtgcaaatTAGCTAGCTAATGTACGTTAGACCAAACAAAAACTTATGAACGTTCATGCAAAATGGtagatttgaaaaaaaaaaaaatgcaaaatagctagctggtACACGTTAGGATTGCAAAAAATACCTCGTCTTTGGCCCTATCGTCATTCATATTCAAACTTTTGATATCCAGAAAGACCTTTCCCTTGTCGTAAGTTGCATTCTTGGAGTCGGGTTTCGGTCCATatcttaaaaatggaaatggtGGAGATGGGTGGAGAAAGGTGTAGAAGAGGCAGCATAAATGCGCGGCGAACACATACACAGACAAAATTGCCCGCAGCGAATGAGCTAcacaaaatttttcaaatttacaTGAGTGCCAATATTTTGGTATTTCCCAGTGAGTAAAAACAGGACGCGTCAGAATATCCATCGGTCCCCAGTTTTAtgactgaaaaaaaaaaaaagaaagaaaggggggagtAATATGCggaaaaattcattacaGTTTAGCACACCATTTTGTGGTGCTGGTAGGCAATCTTCACgatgtttcctttttggggGAAGCTGGTGGTATAAGTAATCTGCCAACACATAGCATATATGCAGAAATGAACTTACACATATCCCTGATTTCATTGTTCTTGCGGTTGTTTATCCTTCTGAAGGTGCCACTCCTGCGGAACTCCTCGTCgattttctctattttgcTTTTGAAATTGTACGGAGGGAGGGGGGCTCTATACTTCGACATTTCCTTACGACAGTTGTTTTGGGTTCAGGGGGTGGGAATAACCTCAGCAGTGGTACCCTTTGGTAATTCTCACTTTGGGGGAGAATTgcgatcttttttttttttccgaagcGCTGCGTCATTTGTCATTGTAGTGGCGATTATACAGGACTGGCGTTCGGAGTTTTGACGCGGGTGAGCGAGGTTGTTTGGTAGTACGTATGTTTCTATGCACGCTTTTATGTTTGTACTTTTGTACGCACGTTTTCAGGCAAGTTTATTCGTTTGCCCATCTCCTACCTggatatattatttatttttattttatcatattttattatgtttttattattatttttttttttgtgcacgaACGTGGCTAAATcgcctgacctgttcatattttttccgctcCAGTGATGATACCTGCTGAGATTGCAACATTTTTCCAACTGCTCGATCCAACTTAGCAGACTTCTCCGCAGTGTAGCAGTGGTATATGAGAAGCAAAGTGGGAACACCTGGCGTGATGCAACTATTTATGTGTTTGCTGTTTTACTTGCCTTTTCTGCTAAAACTAGTATGCCACTCCCCCGTTGGGTGATTATCCATCCGGGTGTTCACTCGTATACCCCCctattttgtgttttttttttttttttttttctcagttCCGCTAGTTGCACACATCCCTTTTAACCCCTGCACCTTTTCCGAACCAGACGATGTTACCGATACGTTACACCTATGCAGTGCTACTTCCCTACGTGATTATCATTCTACTAGCTTCATCAGacggaaggagagaaaaaaaaggtgtccaAAAGGAACTCGTCGGACGGCACTGCTTCCTTGGTCCAGGTATAAACATACGTGAAGTGAAAATACACGGgcagtggaaaaaaaaaaaaaaaaaaactggagTCAAAGTTGGACGTAAAATTGAAATTCACCTTAAAATCGAcaccaacaacaacaccaGCGCCTACGACAACGTCGAATTTGGAACCGCCCTTCCCGTACGACAGTGTGAGAATAGGCCAGGGGTATGACATTCACCAGATACGGGTTGGTCCCCCCGAAGACATCACCGCGGATTCCTCTGCTGATGCGATTAAGCAAAACTTCAAAAGGCTGACCATCGGGGGGGTGCAAGTGGATACCATTTCCGTCCTTTCGCACAGCGATGGAGACGTCATTTTTCACGCATTAGTGGACGCCCTACTTGGCGGCATTAATTGTTCGGACCTGGGAACCCTCTTCCCTGATGGCtcggaaaaatataaaaataaaaagtcactttcctttttaagatATGCCAGACTACTTTTGCATAAAAGGAATTACGCCATCGCAAATTTAGACATAATCGTCATTGCGGAGGTTCCCAAAATAAGTCCCATTCGCGCGGAAATTGTTCGAAACATATCTTCTGCTCTGGGGATCTCGGAGTCGCAGGTCTCCCTCAAAGGTATGTGCAAACACGAGTGAACACACAAGCGTATTCATAAGTGTATTCATAAGTTTATTCCCACCTGTGGACTGCACGGGTACAACACATCGCCACACCCTTGTTCCCCCACGCGCAGGAAAAACACACGAAAAACTCGGCCCCATCGGACAGAAGCAGGCAATCGAGTGCTTCGCAAACGCGCTCttaattcgaaaaaaatcagaaaaaatttgaaaaaaaaaaaaaaaaaaaaatttttttttgtaaaacttGGTAAAGGAAAATCCCATCGACGCAGTCAATTGGGCTGCACCTTTCCTCGAGCGGAATAATAATCATCAGTTGTTCAAATTaggcctctttttttttttttttttttttttaattttctttccgTTTTGCACATACCGGGAGATTTCAACTTCGCTTCCTCGCTCAGGCAGCGTGGTCGTAACAGCGTACTCATAAGTGTGTGTGGACTGTTGTTTTGTGTTTTGCCTTCTGTGTCCTTTTAactttgtaacttttttttcctcttggcCTGCACCCAATTCATTGCGCGGAGGGGTCCTTCGGATGGCAGTACTGCAGAATGGCATACCTGAGAGGGGGGGGAGAAAGCATTTAAGGGTGTGTGCGGGGGGTCAATTCAGAGTACCTTTCGACCCGCGTTGGATcaatttaatataatttGTTTTGTTAGCTTTTCTTTCTGTCCGTTTTGCATTACTCTCCGTAGTTGCACCAG contains:
- a CDS encoding 2-C-methyl-D-erythritol 2, whose translation is MLPIRYTYAVLLPYVIIILLASSDGRREKKGVQKELVGRHCFLGPVEKKKKKNWSQSWT